In Erigeron canadensis isolate Cc75 chromosome 7, C_canadensis_v1, whole genome shotgun sequence, one DNA window encodes the following:
- the LOC122607015 gene encoding 5'-3' exonuclease, translating into MMLNVLSPMVATCWPSASSSASFRTQLNNKPPPIAAACLSRSGAAVKHNQLLNHHPDDDTDNRVHNNNNKKKKERVFFLDVNPICYNGSTPSLHSFARWISLFFSQVSLTHPVIAVIDGEGAHEYRRRMLPSYKAHRRKFSRWVSASQESAKAPVQRSHQLISDTLNKCNVPVVKIPAQEADDVVATLVEQVLHKGYHAVIASPDKDFKQLICKDVQLVMPLPELKRWSFYTLDHYIAQYKCDPLSDLSLRCIMGDEADGVPGIQHLVPGFGMKTALKLLKKHGSLDNLLNAAAVRTVGKPYIQDALTKHACHLRKNYDVLSLRRDVNVRLQEDWLQKRPADNDMEIISNFIDMLGRNS; encoded by the exons ATGATGTTGAACGTCTTGAGTCCGATGGTTGCAACTTGTTGGCCCTCAGCCTCGTCGTCTGCTTCTTTTAGGACACAACTGAATAACAAACCACCACCGATTGCTGCTGCTTGTTTATCTCGTTCGGGGGCAGCCGTTAAACATAACCAACTACTAAACCATCACCCAGATGATGATACTGATAATCGAGTccataacaacaacaacaaaaagaagAAGGAAAGGGTGTTCTTTTTGGATGTGAACCCAATATGTTATAATGGTAGCACTCCAAGTCTACATTCCTTTGCTCGCTGGATTTCCCTTTTCTTCTCCCAAGTCTCCCTTACACACCCGGTCATTGCG GTTATAGATGGAGAAGGAGCTCACGAGTATAGGAGACGAATGCTGCCGTCATATAAAGCACACAGAAGAAAGTTCTCACGATGGGTATCTGCATCCCAGGAATCAGCAAAAGCTCCAGTACAAAGATCTCATCAACTCATTTCAGACACtcttaacaaatgtaatgtGCCG GTTGTGAAGATTCCGGCTCAAGAAGCAGATGATGTTGTGGCAACACTCGTTGAACAAGTTTTACATAAGGGCTACCATGCTGTCATAGCGTCTCCAGACAAAGACTTCAAGCAACTTATATGTAAAGATGTACAGCTAGTTATGCCTCTTCCAGAATTAAAAAGATGGTCCTTTTATACCTTAGACCACTACATAGCTCAATACAAGTGTGATCCATTGTCGGATTTAAGTCTGA GATGCATCATGGGTGATGAAGCGGACGGTGTTCCAGGAATTCAGCATTTGGTACCTGGTTTTGGCATGAAAACCGCGTTGAAACTGTTAAAAAAACATGGTTCTCTAGATAATCTACTTAACGCTGCAGCTGTAAGAACTGTTGGCAAACCTTATATTCAAGATGCCCTCACCAAGCATGCTTGCCACCTCCGAAAAAATTACGATGTTCTTTCTCTGAGGAG GGATGTTAATGTTAGGCTACAAGAAGACTGGTTGCAGAAGCGACCAGCAGATAATGATATGGAAATTATCTCAAACTTCATTGATATGTTAGGACGAAACTCATAA
- the LOC122609047 gene encoding uncharacterized protein LOC122609047, producing the protein MLEREKLSGPNFNDWYRQLRIVLRAETKYQVLEEPRPVAPAANASNEALAEYAAAYDRHNEQAGVELYDLIDVLHDLRHEQGTPVSAHILKMKGYFVQLERLNYPYVKQVQIGLVLKSLSKDFEEFGRNYTMHSMDKTVTELLAMAIEFEKKLPKKTATPNVLMIRGGKVQRGKKPKGKGKADGKGKQVAAPKPK; encoded by the exons ATGTTGGAAAGGGAAAAGCTTTCAGGACCGAATTTCAACGATTGGTATCGTCAGCTCCGGATTGTTTTGAGAGCTGAGAcgaaataccaagtccttgaagagcCAAGACCCGTTGCTCCTGCTGCCAATGCTTCTAATGAAGCATTAGCGGAATATGCGGCtgcatatgatagacataatgag CAAGCTGGCGTGGAGTTATACGATCTTATCGATgtacttcatgacttgcgacatgaacaaggaacaccggTGAGCGCTCATATActtaagatgaaaggatattttgTGCAGTTGGAAAGGTTGAATTATCCTTATGTAAAGCAAGTACAAATTGGTCTGGTTCTCAAGTCCttatctaaggattttgaaGAATTCGGACGCAATTATACTATGCATAGCATGGATAAAACCGTTACGGAACTTCTTGCAATGGCtattgaatttgaaaagaagttgCCAAAGAAAACCGCTACTCCCAACGTTCTCATGATCAGGGGGGGTAAGGTCCAAAGAGGCAAAAAACCGAAGGGAAAGGGCAAGGCTGACGGTAAAGgaaagcaagttgctgctcctaaacctaagTAG
- the LOC122609046 gene encoding uncharacterized protein LOC122609046 — protein MEVDSEDEEDDQVYEEIVVELNPAVKSPPVPSTSTTPVATPVAKSAVVEPEVKAYKPKIPFPQRLKKDKLKEQYGMPNYAKFIKDLITDKRKLEEANATFLNAECSAIVQNQIPPKLEDPGSFLITCSLDAKLTCDALADIGASINLMPFSVYRRLSLAALKPNWMSIRLADHSFQYPTGIAENLCVKVCHIVFLADFVILEMEDDTKVPLILGRPFLYTADAIIRVKDKVISLGIGC, from the exons atggag GTTGATAGTGAGGACGAAGAAGATGATCAAGTTTATGAAGAGATAGTAGTGGAGCTAAACCCAGCCGTGAAATCACCGCCCGTTCCATCTACATCTACTACACCGGTTGCTACACCAGTAGCTAAATCGGCAGTTGTTGAACCTGAGGTGAAGGCGTACAAGCCTAAGATTCCTTTCCCTCAGAGATTGAAGAAGGATAAGCTCAAGGAACAATACG GAATGCCGAACTATGCCAAGTTTATCAAGGATCTTATAACGGATAAGAGGAAGCTAGAGGAAGCTAATGCTACTTTCCTTAACGCGGAGTGTTCGGCAATTGTGCAAAATCAGATCCCTCCTAAGCttgaagatccagggagttttttGATTACTTGTTCTCTTGATGCTAAGCTTACTTGTGATGCTTTGGCCGACATTGGTGCtagcattaatttgatgcctttttCAGTTTATAGGCGATTGTCTTTAGCGGCATTGAAGCCAAATTGGATGAGCATTAGGCTAGCCGATCATTCATTTCAGTACCCCACGGGGATTGCTGAAAATTTGTGTGTTAAAGTATGCCACATTGTCTTTTTGGCtgattttgttattcttgagaTGGAAGATGACACCAAGGTGCCTCTTATTTTAGGCCGTCCTTTCTTGTATACGGCCGATGCCATCATTCGTGTCAAGGATAAGGTCATTTCGTTAGGAATAGGATGTTAG